One Eremothecium cymbalariae DBVPG#7215 chromosome 2, complete sequence DNA window includes the following coding sequences:
- the COG4 gene encoding Golgi transport complex subunit COG4 (similar to Ashbya gossypii AEL328W): MAENTPQSFQSHQINDPNLSARLGRYYNLTNNFTTLSQVTKLQEVIRKDHMNTEQRLEEFIKESHEKHNEDIRKVELKKTNLTSALTNFHTALEHISISSNKSLELSKRIRTVENERNKVQITLKFIEDCRLLKSNISVIQNALEDKNYHLAADAIQEIRGLPPQVIRSEFANRVVPSSEIPDPPAQLLDDWTIKLSKIFHEQFLHASRVQNMELLTSYFQLFPKIGNSEMGLDIYSKHVCNILAEQSRKIMMGQIDKPHMFFSQALLHLFKTVSTIINDHSKIITKSYGAQNMVYVMDKIQKEADLQAGLIWDTFMDTRRMDKLLDGIKIWDESRGQWNKQQHFQQGSGHYSAEQDLPCTLNELSLLVSEYSAILQNWSMYCRFFALMWNEFSEKQVESLEIPDILSTGKFNEKVINSLGQFEILVKHHLYRSFSKAVELEELPSLNNYLENTEYKHEDLSSYPISSILEDLVLFLRTNLIATVNTGQTTLLSHFLGNLMGFIQSEYLIKVLQTRLKSIQQRLNSSLTLKKYIPPSEQTPVVSRSASPKPQVQDTGSKLSQFGFTFKSAATNTFTNLQSNLQSVYTDEDSILKLHHCLIYINTLSLGDIFFERLLIKEILQDQPKLLSNNFPFKDDSKRMADALSSLCKNIQTQNGKLLRWSLNQLFENLLQGRLKKMMSPLFSNGNDEEYICTAHDFENLSKLHQFVVQWKTLLRPFQNVLHKATYTNLLTIMVDWLCQLIEDRIWQIRCNELGALKLDRELSIFITTLCEQQYFLREKFTRLTQIILILGFDDDDIDITTQDIKDETLSSINWVLSSQERINARSLRMDTRN, encoded by the coding sequence ATGGCAGAAAATACACCTCAATCGTTCCAATCTCATCAAATTAATGATCCTAACCTGTCAGCTAGGCTCGGTCGCTACTACAACCTGACGAACAATTTCACAACACTTTCACAAGTTACAAAGTTACAAGAGGTTATTCGGAAAGATCATATGAATACTGAACAAAGGCTGGAGGAATTCATAAAGGAAAGCCATGAAAAACATAATGAAGACATCAGGAAGGTAGAGTTGAAGAAAACGAACCTAACATCGGCGTTGACAAACTTTCATACAGCATTGGAGCATATCTCAATATCTTCCAATAAGAGTCTTGAGCTATCAAAACGGATTAGGACAGTTGAAAATGAACGTAATAAAGTTCAGATAACTTTGaagtttattgaagattGTAGACTTTTGAAGTCAAATATATCCGTGATACAGAATGCTCTTGAAGACAAAAACTATCACTTGGCTGCAGATGCTATTCAAGAGATTCGTGGACTACCGCCTCAAGTAATTAGGTCAGAATTTGCTAATAGGGTTGTGCCTTCTAGTGAAATACCAGATCCTCCGGCTCAATTGTTGGACGACTGGACCataaaattatcaaaaatattccaTGAACAGTTCTTGCATGCTTCTAGAGTCCAAAATATGGAACTTTTAACCTCTTATTTCCAGCTTTTCCCAAAAATCGGTAATTCTGAAATGGGCTTAGATATCTACTCCAAACATGTCTGCAATATACTTGCAGAACAAAGCCGTAAGATTATGATGGGCCAGATCGATAAACCTCATATGTTTTTCTCGCAGGCTTTGCTTCATTTATTCAAGACAGTTTCTACTATCATTAATGACCATTCTAAGATTATAACTAAATCGTACGGTGCCCAAAATATGGTCTACGTTATGGACAAGATTCAGAAGGAGGCCGATTTACAAGCGGGGCTAATATGGGATACATTTATGGATACAAGGCGAATGGACAAATTACTAGATGGTATAAAGATCTGGGACGAATCTCGAGGGCAATGGAACAAACAACAGCATTTTCAACAGGGAAGTGGACATTATTCGGCGGAACAGGACCTGCCTTGTACTCTGAATGAGTTGTCGTTGCTTGTCAGTGAATATTCCGCAATTTTGCAGAACTGGTCAATGTATTGTAGGTTCTTTGCCTTAATGTGGAACGAATTCTCTGAGAAACAAGTTGAGTCATTAGAGATTCCTGATATCTTATCAACTGGTAAGTTTAACGAAAAAGTAATCAACTCCTTAGGTCAATTCGAAATTCTGGTTAAACACCACTTATACAGATCATTTTCCAAGGCTGTAGAATTAGAAGAACTTCCATCCTTGAACaattatttggaaaatacCGAATATAAACACGAAGATTTATCTAGCTACCCAATTAGCTCCATTTTAGAAGATTTGGTTTTATTCCTAAGAACTAACCTAATTGCAACTGTCAACACAGGTCAAACCACTCTCTTATCTCATTTCTTAGGCAACCTAATGGGCTTTATTCAATCCGAGTATTTAATTAAGGTTTTACAAACGAGATTGAAATCAATTCAGCAGCGGTTAAACTCATCAttaactttgaaaaaatatataccCCCTTCAGAACAGACACCTGTTGTGTCAAGGTCTGCATCACCGAAGCCTCAAGTTCAAGATACTGGTAGCAAGCTGTCACAATTTGGGTTTACATTTAAGAGTGCTGCTACCAATACATTTACGAATTTGCAATCTAATTTGCAATCAGTTTATACTGATGAAGACAGCATCTTGAAGTTACATCACTGTTTGATATACATCAACACATTGTCCTTGggagatatattttttgaacgATTACTAATTAAGGAGATTCTACAAGACCAGCCTAAACTATTGTCAAACAATTTCCCCTTCAAAGATGATTCAAAACGAATGGCAGATGCATTATCTTCACTCTGCAAAAATATACAAACCCAAAATGGAAAATTATTGAGATGGTCGCTCAACCAACTGTTTGAAAACTTGTTGCAAGGGaggttgaagaaaatgatgagtCCACTTTTCAGTAATGGGAATGATGAAgagtatatatgtacagCACATGACTTTGAAAACTTATCAAAACTACATCAATTCGTTGTTCAATGGAAAACTTTGTTACGCCCATTTCAAAATGTCCTGCACAAGGCAACATACACAAACTTACTAACTATAATGGTAGACTGGTTATGCCAACTAATCGAAGATAGAATCTGGCAAATTCGCTGCAATGAGTTGGGTGCATTAAAGCTGGACAGGGAATTAAGCATTTTTATCACAACTCTATGTGAACAGCAATACTTCCTCCGGGAAAAGTTCACTAGATTAACACAAATCATTCTCATCTTGGGCTTCGACGATGATGACATTGATATAACAACACAAGACATCAAAGATGAAACTCTTTCATCTATAAATTGGGTCCTGAGTTCACAAGAAAGGATTAACGCACGGAGTTTGCGCATGGATACGAGAAACTAA